The following proteins are encoded in a genomic region of Candida albicans SC5314 chromosome 4, complete sequence:
- a CDS encoding GPI-anchor transamidase subunit (Putative GPI transamidase component; possibly an essential gene, disruptants not obtained by UAU1 method) encodes MNISILLVSLFLSLACADEIEPSGEFHEHLHLKPLSRNRLLTNFEFDVESSPFQIDYYNSSSPVEVSRRSHYNYFPNSLGLIIESTNTKELQLRFTQGWWDASSWGQLPFNGKYSGGTGVEVSAVIEAPNVEVAKRNWLKLTKTLSGFFCASLNFIDDHITTYPKHAVKEINLAEYAPEKGNKLYLLRAALPSEPVCTENLTPFLKLLPTRGKSGISSLLDGHKVFDSLWHGMSIDVTTNCDTNNQCTLKLHQTVNQVVDIIRSLRKRKEGAIPKPTPGDQLRCDTEKTYNSWQCFPLSDPVNLEWNLETIYGRGINGPALADDPQVSKVTIDIDPSSWNIMLLREKENSIEGSSLTNQEETNQIVQYLHENVKFDFQFIAQNSSIVLPIDTPPLYASRSLTGYSLDKGGLRTVFTNNNDEPVKFVYFESTPWFMRLYLHTLKLTLKNSTGLFDIFDHEQYIKDVYFRPAVDRERPSHMELIMEVPAKSTLAISYDFDKSLLLYREYPPDANHGFDVEPAVISVFDKDSEKVYEFRTTSLLLTLPTPDFSMPYNVIIMTCTVLSMVFGTIFNLLIKKVVTEEEFEEIAANTKLAKLKRGIKSTIQQLKGQKQANIQTQTKQ; translated from the coding sequence ATGAATATATCAATACTATTGGTGTCATTATTTCTATCACTCGCGTGTGCAgatgaaattgaaccaAGTGGAGAATTTCACGAGCACCTTCATTTGAAACCTTTGTCCAGGAACAGGCtattaacaaattttgaatttgatgttgaatcatcaccatttcaaattgattattacaACTCCTCCTCTCCTGTTGAAGTCTCCAGAAGAAGTCATTACAACTACTTTCCAAACTCTTTAGGTTTGATAATAGAGTCTACGAATACTAAAGAGTTGCAATTGAGATTCACACAAGGATGGTGGGATGCTAGTTCATGGGGTCAGTTACCTTTTAATGGTAAATACAGTGGAGGTACAGGAGTAGAAGTGTCTGCTGTCATTGAAGCACCTAATGTCGAAGTTGCCAAACGTAACTGGCTAAAATTAACGAAAACTTTATCTGGGTTCTTCTGTGCATCCTTGAACTTTATTGACGATCACATCACGACATATCCAAAGCATGCAGTCAAAGAAATCAACCTTGCTGAATATGCACCAGAAAAGGGTAAtaaattgtatttgttACGTGCTGCATTACCCAGTGAACCAGTTTGTACAGAAAATTTGACCCCAttcttgaaattattaccaACAAGAGGAAAGTCCGGGATTAGCTCTTTATTAGATGGACATAAAGTGTTTGACTCATTGTGGCATGGAATGTCCATTGATGTCACCACCAATTGTGATACTAATAATCAATGTACTTTAAAGTTGCATCAAACTGTTAATCAAGTTGTTGATATCATAAGATCACTTCGTAAACGGAAGGAAGGAGCAATTCCCAAACCCACACCAGGCGACCAATTAAGATGTGATACAGAGAAAACTTACAACTCTTGGCAATGCTTTCCGTTAAGTGATCCAGTGAATCTTGAATGGAATTTAGAAACAATTTATGGAAGAGGTATCAATGGACCAGCATTAGCTGATGATCCACAAGTGTCGAAAGTAACTATAGATATCGACCCATCATCTTGGAATATTATGTTGTTAAgagaaaaggaaaattCCATTGAAGGAAGTTCATTAACCaatcaagaagaaacaaatcAGATAGTCCAATATTTGCATGAAAATgtcaaatttgattttcaattcattgcTCAAAATAGTTCTATCGTTTTACCAATTGATACCCCACCGTTATATGCATCTCGTTCTTTAACTGGCTACTCATTGGATAAAGGGGGGTTGCGTACCGTGTTTACCAATAACAACGACGAGCCAGTTAAATTTGTGTATTTTGAATCGACTCCTTGGTTCATGAGATTGTATTTACACACATTGAAATTGACATTGAAAAACTCAACTGGgttatttgatatttttgacCATGAACAATATATCAAGGACGTTTATTTCCGCCCTGCTGTTGACAGAGAGAGGCCATCTCACATGGAGTTGATTATGGAAGTACCCGCTAAACTGACATTAGCTATATCGTATGACTTTGacaaatcattattgttgtatCGTGAGTACCCTCCAGATGCAAATCATGGGTTTGACGTCGAGCCTGCAGTAATATCTGTTTTTGATAAGGACAGTGAAAAAGTATATGAGTTCCGAACAACTAGTTTATTGTTGACATTACCTACACCGGATTTCTCAATGCCTTATAATGTTATCATAATGACGTGTACAGTCTTATCTATGGTTTTTGGTActatattcaatttattaataaagaaGGTTGTCACTGAGGAggaatttgaagaaatagCGGCCAACACAAAATTGGCCAAATTAAAGAGAGGCATAAAATCAACTATTCAGCAACTCAAAGGTCAAAAACAAGCAAACATACAAACACAAACTAAGCaataa
- the BUB1 gene encoding protein kinase (Putative cell cycle checkpoint kinase; mutation confers increased sensitivity to nocodazole), whose protein sequence is MVIQKSPQTANIQLLEQQKENIQPLSGGRSATKLTKALSSRPNSATSINYQEHRTKLEREREELEQKLLDSDELDDPLQVYIEYINWVHYNFPQGANADSGLVILLEKCTSKFRDVSHYKNDPRYLKIWLEYTNYSDSPRDIYVYLAKKEIGNQLALYYEEFARYLEAQKKYTDANQIYELGIQSNAFPLKRLQKSYENFKERLQLEMSSVSTTSDLVREALKVKRGSSVEPGAHVDHGPIAKKPRLEVFKDDDDQNQSVLHLIFGASLNDDIKLNSTKQRIKENTISATAWKGRVLKQKVPTPPNSSGGKIQVFRDFEPLAFQAKKSICYDEKGRAYTLIENPGKKSERVLVNMDLIYPDESQEFSMLELLAISRRSERQKQQKQTLINHPTVVDEDTRTITLALNNSSTIKSRDMDPTITMNGNLAHNELQGIYNELGYGYNFDDEDEKVQEPTVTNYDGYVTETINPPTTNANLIPTQVDSPQIDQVATPPTDREEEFDDRVLSSPFVEQPVANTQPVDPFDIGLQESFLDNLSIPMSTYSGYYDKSTTKVDRIRKFREITNKNQTINRGSSSAIIDYCGQELYCLLHELGQGGYGFVYLIEAGSTGKLKALKIETPSSRWEFYILHQVHRRLIGEAGYKQRYFIRAEALYYFQDESFLILDYCSQSTLLDVVNNYKNKGSSLEECLVIFFTVELLKALEALHSVGILHGDLKADNCMVRFEPINESDWSERYDRSGKFGWSHKSITLIDFGRAVDMTLFSSGTRFVSSFKADEQDCPQMNEGTPWSYEADYYGLATIIHTLLFGSYIKIKKDGSKIKLHANFKRYWQHELWQDLFELLLNPYSSAEVNHAPRTESLATIREHFENWLESNSKMKYLKGLIKMVEGELNSINRARVN, encoded by the coding sequence ATGGTGATACAGAAACTGCCACAAACTGCTAATATTCAACTACTAGAGCAGCAAAAGGAAAATATTCAGCCATTGAGTGGAGGAAGGTCTGCTACTAAATTAACGAAAGCATTGTCATCGAGACCCAATTCGGCTacatcaataaattatcaagaGCATAGAACAAAAttagaaagagaaagagaagagTTGGAACAAAAGCTTTTAGATTCCGATGAATTGGATGATCCATTACAGGTTTATATTGAATATATCAACTGGGTCCATTATAATTTTCCTCAGGGTGCCAATGCTGATAGTGGTTTGGTGATATTATTGGAGAAATGTACTTCGAAATTCAGAGACGTGCTGCATTACAAAAATGATCCAagatatttgaaaatatggCTAGAGTATACTAACTATTCGGACTCACCGAGGGATATTTATGTATACTTGGCTAAAAAAGAGATTGGAAACCAGCTAGCATTGTATTACGAAGAATTTGCCAGATACTTGGAAGcacaaaagaaatataCTGATGCTAATCAGATTTATGAGTTAGGAATACAATCAAATGCATTTCCCTTGAAACGTTTACAAAAGTCTTATGAGAATTTCAAGGAAAGGCTTCAATTGGAAATGAGCTCGGTTTCAACAACTTCAGATCTTGTGCGAGAAGCTTTGAAAGTGAAAAGAGGGTCAAGTGTTGAGCCAGGTGCACACGTTGATCACGGCCCTATCGCAAAAAAGCCTAGACTAGAAGTTTTCaaagatgatgacgatcaaaatcaaagtGTGCTACATTTGATATTTGGCGCAAGTTTGAATGATGACATAAAATTAAACTCAACAAAACAGAGAATCAAAGAGAATACTATATCAGCAACAGCTTGGAAAGGTCGGGTcttgaaacaaaaagttCCTACTCCTCCAAATTCTTCAGGTGGGAAAATACAAGTGTTTCGTGATTTCGAGCCTCTTGCTTTCCAGGCCAAAAAACTGATTTGTTACGATGAGAAGGGAAGAGCGTACactttgattgaaaatCCGGGAAAGAAATCAGAGCGAGTACTTGTAAATATGGATTTAATATATCCCGATGAGTCTCAAGAGTTTAGCATGTTAGAATTACTCGCAATCTCTAGAAGATCTGAAAGGCAAAAACAGCAAAAACAGACACTAATAAACCATCCCACCGTAGTGGATGAAGATACCAGAACAATTACATTAGCATTGAACAACTCCAGCACCATTAAATCACGTGATATGGACCCAACAATTACAATGAACGGTAATTTAGCACATAATGAATTGCAAGGAATATACAACGAGTTGGGATATGGCTAcaattttgatgatgaggaTGAGAAAGTACAAGAACCGACGGTTACAAATTATGATGGATATGTTACAGAGACAATTAATCCACCAACGACTAATGCCAATCTAATTCCAACACAAGTCGATTCGCCTCAAATCGATCAAGTGGCAACACCTCCTACTGACCGAGAAGAAGAGTTCGACGATCGTGTGCTAAGCTCGCCATTCGTTGAGCAGCCAGTAGCTAATACTCAACCAGTTGATCCATTTGATATTGGTTTACAAGAAAGTTTTTTGGATAATTTATCGATCCCCATGAGCACATATTCAGGTTACTACGATAAATCAACTACAAAAGTTGACCGCATCAGAAAATTTAGAGAAATCACtaacaaaaatcaaacaatcaaCAGAGGATCACTGCTGGCCATAATCGACTATTGTGGTCAAGAGTTATATTGTTTACTACATGAATTAGGACAAGGTGGCTATGGGTTTGTATATTTGATAGAAGCTGGATCAACTGGAAAACTAAAAgcattgaaaattgaaactcCTTCAAGTAGGTGGGAATTCTATATTTTGCATCAAGTTCATCGTCGATTAATTGGTGAAGCCGGTTATAAACAAAGATATTTCATTCGTGCAGAAGCATTATATTACTTCCAGGACGAGagttttttaatattggaTTATTGTAGCCAAAGTACATTGTTGGATGTTGTTaacaattacaagaatAAAGGCTCGTCTTTAGAGGAGTGTCttgttatatttttcactGTGGAGTTGTTAAAAGCTTTAGAAGCATTGCATTCTGTTGGTATTTTACATGGGGATTTGAAAGCTGATAATTGCATGGTCCGTTTTGAACCTATAAACGAAAGTGATTGGAGTGAGAGATATGACAGAAGTGGCAAATTTGGTTGGTCACATAAAAGTATCACcttgattgattttggtcGGGCAGTGGATATGACTTTGTTTTCACTGGGTACAAGGTTTGTTAGCAGTTTTAAAGCTGATGAACAAGACTGTCCACAAATGAATGAAGGGACCCCGTGGTCTTATGAAGCGGACTATTATGGTCTAGCAACTATCATTCATACATTGCTATTTGGAAGTTatattaaaatcaaaaaagaCGGTagcaaaatcaaactaCATGCAAACTTTAAAAGATATTGGCAGCATGAGTTATGGCAAGACTTGTttgagttgttgttgaaccCGTATTCTTCTGCTGAAGTCAACCATGCGCCTCGAACAGAATCATTGGCAACGATAAGAGAACACTTTGAAAATTGGTTAGAAAGcaattcaaaaatgaaGTATTTAAAGGGGCTCATAAAAATGGTAGAAGGAGAACTAAACTCGATAAATAGAGCTCGGGTGAATTGA